From one Amaranthus tricolor cultivar Red isolate AtriRed21 chromosome 17, ASM2621246v1, whole genome shotgun sequence genomic stretch:
- the LOC130804565 gene encoding protein RETICULATA-RELATED 4, chloroplastic-like, with product MAFLSLSLLPSNSFPFLSTHPFLQNPHNFKPINQFSLTYSPPKFTLTHLKKHNLSSTQIFSSGGNGGGIHGGGNDGGGGGGGGGGDDGAEGKNREEAFLVMAEVGRSLDSLPKDLASAVDAGRTPGSILGRFFELEKSPVFRWLLQFGGFKERLLADDLFLTKVGIECGIGIFTKTAAELQKRKENFKKELDFVTADVIMALVADFLLVWLPAPTISLRPPLAVTVGPVARFFYGCPDNAFQIAVAGTKYSSLQRIGALLRNGAKLFAVGTSSSVIGTGITNLLINVRKAVDKSFSREAEDIPMLATSIAYGVYLSVSANLRYQLIAGVIEQRILEPFLHDRKLVLSALCFAVRTGNTFLGSLMWVDFARLIGVQRARD from the exons ATGGcctttctttctctttcactTCTTCCTTCTAATTCTTTCCCTTTTCTATCTACTCATCcatttcttcaaaacccacatAATTTTAAACCCATTAACCAATTCTCACTAACTTACTCCCCTCCAAAATTCACACTAACCCACCTCAAAAAACACAATCTTTCATCAACCCAAATATTCTCTAGTGGTGGAAATGGAGGAGGAATTCATGGTGGGGgaaatgatggtggtggtggcggAGGCGGCGGCGGTGGAGATGATGGTGCAGAGGGGAAAAACAGAGAAGAAGCATTTTTAGTAATGGCTGAAGTTGGAAGATCTTTAGATAGTTTGCCTAAAGATTTAGCTTCTGCTGTTGATGCTGGTCGGACTCCGGGCTCGATTCTTGGACGTTTCTTTGAGCTTGAGAAGTCTCCGGTGTTCCGGTGGTTGCTTCAGTTTGGTGGGTTTAAAGAGAGATTGCTTGCTGATGATCTTTTCTTGACTAAAGTTGGAATTGAATGTGGTATTGGAATTTTCACTAAG ACGGCTGCAGAGTTGCAGAAACGAAAGGAAAACTTCAAAAAAGAACTTGACTTTGTAACAGCTGATGTC ATAATGGCTCTGGTTGCAGATTTCTTGCTTGTCTGGCTTCCTGCACCCACGATTTCATTGCGACCTCCTCTGGCAGTCACTGTAGGACCTGTCGCCAGGTTTTTCTACGGCTGTCCAGACAATGCGTTTCAG ATTGCTGTTGCAGGAACTAAATATTCATCTCTACAAAGAATCGGTGCTTTATTG CGTAATGGTGCAAAGCTTTTTGCTGTCGGAACCAGTTCATCTGTG ATTGGTACCGGGATTACAAATCTGTTAATCAACGTACGAAAGGCTGTCGACAAGTCATTCTCGAGAGAAGCAGAAGATATTCCAATGCTAGCAACTAGCATTGCCTATGGTGTTTATTTATCAGTTTCTGCTAATCTtag GTACCAACTGATAGCCGGAGTGATTGAACAACGGATTTTGGAGCCATTCCTTCATGATCGTAAGCTTGTATTGAGTGCGCTTTGCTTTGCAGTTCGGACTGGAAACACATTTTTGGGCTCATTGAT GTGGGTGGACTTTGCTCGTCTCATCGGAGTTCAAAGGGCTCGAGATTAA
- the LOC130804306 gene encoding N-terminal acetyltransferase A complex catalytic subunit NAA10, which produces MVCIRKATVDDLLQMQACNLLCLPENYQMKYYLYHILSWPQLLYVAEDYNGKIVGYVLAKMEEESSECHGHITSLAVLRTHRKLGLATKLMSAAQAAMEQVHGAEYVSLHVRKSNRAAFRLYTETLGYQIHDIEAKYYADGEDAYDMRKQLKGKPVHGHGHHGHGHGHGHSHHHHHGGECCSSGSGQGGK; this is translated from the coding sequence atggtgtgcataagAAAAGCAACAGTGGATGATCTTCTCCAGATGCAAGCCTGCAATCTTCTCTGTTTACCAGAAAATTACCAGATGAAGTACTACCTTTACCACATCCTTTCGTGGCCGCAACTTCTCTATGTCGCGGAAGATTACAACGGAAAAATTGTCGGTTATGTTTTGGCAAAAATGGAGGAAGAAAGCTCGGAGTGCCATGGACATATAACTTCTCTCGCTGTTCTTCGCACTCATCGGAAATTAGGTTTAGCGACCAAATTAATGTCGGCAGCTCAAGCTGCCATGGAACAAGTTCATGGTGCTGAATATGTTTCTCTTCATGTTAGGAAGAGTAACCGTGCTGCTTTTAGATTGTATACTGAAACTTTAGGGTATCAGATTCATGATATTGAAGCCAAGTATTATGCTGATGGTGAAGATGCGTATGATATGAGGAAGCAGTTGAAGGGGAAACCTGTACATGGTCATGGACATCATGGCCATGGCCATGGCCATGGGCAttcacatcatcatcatcatggtGGAGAATGTTGCTCAAGTGGAAGTGGGCAAGGTGGAAAGTAA
- the LOC130804308 gene encoding uncharacterized protein LOC130804308, which yields MTQKANLFKGQQKKKNIPPNRHGKASQTRKGKRVIKPSKTSKDMDDNREVTKFINNCNEIKAATVACKDGGHLSIVKTTKEPSSAAQK from the exons ATGACGCAGAAGGCAAATTTGTTTAAAGGGCAGCAAAAGAAGAAGAACATTCCTCCCAATCGCCATGGCAAAGCTTCTCAAACTCGCAAAG GAAAGAGAGTAATTAAACCATCAAAAACATCCAAAGACATGGATGATAATCGG GAGGTAACTAAGTTCATAAACAACTGCAATGAAATAAAAGCAGCCACAGTGGCTTGCAAGGATGGCGGACATCTTAGCATTGTTAAGACGACTAAAGAACCGTCAAGCGCTGCACAGAAGTAG
- the LOC130804319 gene encoding 50S ribosomal protein L1, chloroplastic — translation MASVTSPSITLTCASSNFHHQQDLSFNPSFHTQKPLFLNYSNYSLTLNQRERKCLRWVDINSQKQPNFNSFHVAVSAEAEPAVVEEEEVEGERGGVATLPTKPKKGKAALPLKRDRTRSKRFLEIQKLREVKQEYDLKTAIFLMKQMSNTKFIETAEAHFRLNIDPKYNDQQLRATVSLPKGTGTSVKIAVLAQGDKIDEAKAAGADIVGGEELIEQIKGGFMDFDKLIATSDMMAKVASLGRILGPRGLMPTPKAGTVTTNVAQAVEEFKKGKVEYRVDKTGIVHIPFGKLNFEEEDLLINFLATVKSVESNKPSGAKGVYWKSAHISSSMGPSIKLNIREMLDYKLPSSNA, via the exons ATGGCTTCTGTTACATCTCCATCAATAACCCTCACTTGTGCTTCTTCCAACTTTCATCACCAGCAAGACCTTTCCTTTAATCCTTCTTTTCATACCCAGAAACCCCTTTTTCTCAATTATTCAAACTACTCATTAACCCTAaatcaaagagaaagaaaatgtcTCAGATGGGTTGATATCAATTCCCAAAAACAGCCcaattttaattcttttcaCGTTGCTGTTTCTGCAGAAGCAGAGCCTGCTGTGGTTGAGGAAGAGGAAGTAGAAGGAGAAAGGGGTGGTGTTGCCACTTTGCCTACTAAACCAAAGAAGGGCAAAGCTGCTTTGCCCTTGAAGAGAGATAGG ACAAGGTCAAAAAGGTTTTTGGAGATTCAAAAACTTAGAGAAGTCAAACAGGAGTATGACTTGAAAACTGCTATATTTTTGATGAAGCAAATGTCTAACACAAAGTTCATAGAAACTGCTGAGGCTCATTTCCGTCTCAACATTGATCCCAAATACAATGATCAACAGCTGAGAGCAACC GTGAGTTTGCCAAAAGGAACTGGAACATCAGTCAAAATAGCCGTGCTTGCTCAAG GTGACAAGATTGACGAAGCCAAAGCTGCAGGAGCAGATATAGTTGGTGGGGAAGAATTGATAGAACAAATAAAAGGGGGTTTTATggattttgataaattaattgcAACTTCTGACATGATGGCCAAG GTTGCCAGTCTAGGAAGGATTTTGGGGCCACGAGGGCTCATGCCAACTCCAAAAGCTGGGACTGTCACGACAAATGTCGCTCAG GCAGTGGAAGAATTCAAGAAGGGGAAGGTCGAGTATAGAGTTGATAAAACTGGAATTGTGCACATTCCCTTTGGAAAGTTGAACTTTGAGGAGGAGGATCTTCTTATAAACTTTCTTGCCACAGTT AAATCGGTGGAGAGCAACAAACCATCAGGTGCTAAAGGAGTATACTGGAAAAGTGCACATATAAGCTCATCAATGGGACCTTCAATTAAGTTGAATATTAGGGAGATGCTTGATTACAAGCTTCCATCATCAAATGCTTAG